The Corallococcus soli DNA window GAGCTCCTCTACTACGACTTCACCGTCTGGAATGACGCGGGAGCCGTCTGCCTGGAGGCGGGGGATTACTGCTCCATCAGCGTGGATGCCTATACCCCGGAGCAGAAAGCCTCTCTGGTGGGTGCGCTGGATCCCTCCGGGATCCTTGGCGCGCGGAGGAGGGCGGCCCATGGGTAGCGTCAGGCAGGAGCCGGTGGCCATCATCGGGATGGGCTGCATCCTCCCGGACGCGCACGATGTCCCCACGTTCTTCCGCAATCTCCAGTCCGGGCACGTCTCCGTCCGGGAGCTGAAGGAGCCTCGCTGGGATTGGAGCCGGTACGGCAGCCCGGATCCGGAGGCGATGGATCGCACCTATTCCAGACTGGGGGCTCCGGCCGGTGAGCTGAAGCTTGACTGGAAGCGGTTCCGGCTGCCTCCCATCGAGACGCGCCTGCTTCACACCATGGAGTTGATGCTGCTCGAAGCGGCGCATCAGGCCATGACGGGGGCCGGGTACACGCCGGAGCGGACGTTCCCCCGGGAGCGGGTCGCGGTGATCGCTGGCTCCTCGGGCATGGGCCGCAAGAGCAACCAGTGTTTCAACTTCAAGTGGCGCCTGCCGGAACTGCTCGATACCGCCCGGCGGTCCCCTGCGTTGCAGCAACTCTCCCCGGGGCAGGCCGAGCAGGTCCTGGACTCCGCGCGGAAGGAGTTCATCCAGCGGTACATCGACCAATCGGACGACTGGGCCTTCTGGGGCTTCGTCAGTCCGGTGCTGGGCCGCATCTGCGGCTTCTTCGGGCTCCAGGGGCCGCACTTCTGCGTGGATGCGCACGCGGCCTCGGGGCTGGCCGCGCTGGAGACGGGCGTCCAGGGCCTCATGAGTGGTGAGTGGGACATGGCGCTCGTGGGCGCCGCCAGCCCCGCGCTGTCGCTCATGGAGTGCGTGCTTCACGGCAAGCTGCGCCGGCTGTCCCCCAACGGCGTCTTCCCCCTGGATGCCCGTTCGGATGGGACGGCCCTGGGCGAGGGCGCGGTGATGCTGCTGATCAAGCGGCTGGAGGACGCAGAACGGGACGGTGACACCATCCACGCGGTCCTGCGTGGGGTGGCTGGTGTCAACCAGGGAAGCGGTCCCGTGATGACGGCGACGCACGCCCCGGTCCACCAGCGCGCGGCGTCGGAGGCGCTCCAGCGGGCCGGTGTGGAGCAGGATGCGATTGCCTTTCTGGAGACGGGCGCCACCGGGGTGACGGAGTGGGACGCCCACCTCATCGAGGGGCTCGGGGGCGCCTATCAGGGCGCGCGCCAGGTCTCGCTGGGCGCGGTCGCCGAATCCGTCGGCGACCTCCAGGCGGCGTCGAGCTTCGCGGCGATGCTCAAGGTCATCCACTCGCTGCGCACGCGGGAGCTGCTGCCCCAGCGGACCTTCCAGACGCGGCATCCCGGACTCCCGTTGGAGGGAACCCCCTTCCGGATCAACGAGGCGCGGACCTGGCCCGAACAGGGACCCCGGCTCGCGGCCGTCCATGCCGCCGGCTTCGGAGGCATCGCCTACCACGCGGTGCTGGAGGAGTACGTTCCCAGGGCCGCACGGCCCGCGGTCGCCGTCACGGTCCGCGCACCCCGCAGGGAGCCGGAGCCCATCGCCATCGTGGGGATGGCCTGCCGGTATGCGGGCGCGGAGGATCCGCAGGCCCTCTGGGAGCGCGCGCTCCAGGGCCGCAGCGCGGTGGAGGACTTCCCCGAAGAGCGCTGGCCCGTATCGCTCTACAGTCAGACGGGGCAGCTCGCGTTCCGCAGCCGGGAGTCCTTCTTCAAGGTCTATGCGCCAAAGGCCGGGCTGGTGAAGAGCCGGCCCTTTGCCTACCGGGAGTTCGGGCTGCCGCCCTCGGCGGTCGCGCAGATGGATCACACCCATCTGTGGTGTCTGGAGGTCGCCAGGGAGGCCGTGCGGGACGCGGGGTATGGCCCGTCGCGGGCACTTCCTTCGGAGCGCACCGCGGTGATCGTGGCGGTGTCTCCCGGCAACCACCGGGAGACCGTGATGGAAGCCCGGCTGGCGTATCCGGAGTTCGCGGACGTCTACCGCCGGTCGCTCCTGGAGGTGGGCGTTCCAGCGGAGCAGGTGGAGCGCTTCATCGAGGAAGCGCGCGAAGCCTTCCAGCGGACCAGCCCGCCCAGCACGTCGGAGACGCTGCCGGGCATCCTCACCAGCGCGCCGGCCACGCGGTTGGCGCGAGCCCTGGATGCGCGCGGCCCGGCCTTCACGGTGGAGTCGGCCTGCGCGTCGTCGCTCAACGCCGTGTCGTTGAGCATGCAGGGGCTGCGTGACGGCAGATGGGACGTGGCGGTGACGGGCGGCGCGTGGTCCCAGATCACCGTGCCGTTCTGCGTGAGCATGTGTTACGCCGGAGTCATCTCCCCGACGGGCCAGCCACGGCCGTTCTCCAAGGACGCGGATGGGTTCGTGCATGGGGAGGGCTGTGGGCTCATCGTCTTGAAGCGGCTGTCGGACGCCCGCCGCGACGGCGACCGCATCCACGCGCTGATCCGAGGCGCTGGCGGCTCCTCCGACGGGTTCAGCAGGTCGCTGTTCGCAAGCCAGGAACAGGGCCAGGAACTGGCCATCCGGAGGGCCCTGGCGAACGGAGGACTTGAAGCCTCAAGCATCCAATACATCGAGGCGCATGGTTCGGGGATGCCAGAAGGGGACATCCCCGAGGCGGGAGCCCTGCTCAAGGTCTATGGCCGCAAGGACCGCCCCGCGTCGGTCGGCGCGCTGAAGCCCATCATCGGGCACTCCTACGTCGCGTCCGGCACGGCGGGCCTCATCCGGACGGTGCTCGCCTTGCGGCACCAGACCCTGCCGCCCAGCCTCATCCAGGCCCCGCTGAATCCTCGAGTCCCGTGGGACGGTCAGCTCGCCTTCCCATCCCAATCCGCGAACTGGTCCGCCCAGGGCGGGCCCCGCCGCGCCGCCGTCAATTCGTATGGACTTGGCGGAGTCAACTACCACGCCGTCCTGGAAGAGTACGTGGAATGACACCCATCGCCATCATCGGGGCCTCGTGTCTGATGGGAGGCGCGGAGACGCCCGAGCAGCTCTGGCAACAGCTCTCCCGTGGCACCCCTGGCTTCTCCGAGGTCCCGGCCAGCCGGTTCGCCTGGAAGACCTACCACAGCGACAACCCCGCGGACTTCGACAAGGGCTCCGTGTGGCGAGGCTCCTTCTTCCAGCCCCTGGAGGTGCCGTGGCAGGAATACAAGATGGGGCCGAAGATGCTCGACGAGCTGCCCCGGGGAGAGTTCTACACGGTGGAGGCGATCCGCCGGGCCATTGAGGACGCCCGCCTGCATCAGCGGCCGTTTCCCCGGGAACGGACCGCCGTCATCATGGGAGGCGCGGAGATTGGTATGGATCTCCGGATTGCCCATCCCTACCTCCGCTACATGCCGCAGATGATGGATGCGGTGCAGGAGGCGCTGGAGGTTTCCGGGCTCTCCGAACAGGAGCGCCAGCGCGTCCTCGCGGAGGCGGACCGCGCGCTGAGAGGCATCAGCCACCGGGAGGTCACCCGTGGCACCGTCGCGGGGATGAGTCTGGCATTGGGCAGGGCGTGTGCCCTGTTCGACTTGAAGGGCCCCCACTATGTGGTGAACTCCGCCAGCGCCTCCCTGCTCGCGGCGCTGGAGCATGCCTCCCGGGGGCTGGCCCAGGGCCAATACGATGTCGCGCTCGTGGGGGCCACCAGCCCGTATCTCTCGCCCGCGAGCTTTGTTTCGTTTGATCGCATGGGCCTGCTCACCCGGGACGAGCTTCCGCGGCCGTTCGACGCGAAGGCCAGCGGCACCCTGCTGGGAGAGGGCGTCGGCTTCTTCGCCTTGCGGCGACTGGAGGATGCGATCTCCGCCGGGGATGACATCCACGGGGTCCTTCGCGGAATCAGCGGGGCGAACCAGGGCAGTCCTGGCGCCTTGCTCGCCCCGCCAGCACAGGCCCAGGTGCGGGCGGCCCGGCGCGCCTATGCGCAAGCAGGGTACGGCCCCGACTCCGTGCAGTTCCTCGAATGTCACGCCAACGGCGTGGCCTTCCATGAAGCCGCGGAGCTGGCGGCCATGGGGGAGGTGTTCAAGGGCCTGCCCGCGGGGAGCGTGACGGCCGGTTCGGCGAAGGAGCTGGCCGGCGAACTCCACGCGGCGTCGGCCGTGCCCGGGCTCCTCCGGACCCTGATGGCCCTGCGTCACCGGGAGCTTCCGGCGCAGCACAACGTGCGTCAGCTGCGCTCCGAGCTGCGGGCGGATGGGACGCCCTTGCGCGTGCTGTCGAAGCCCGTGCCCTGGGAGGCTCCCGCACGGGGTGTGCCTCGCCGGGCCAGCGTCAACGCACTGGCGCTGGGAGGGCAGGCCTACCACCTCACGCTGGAG harbors:
- a CDS encoding polyketide synthase encodes the protein MGSVRQEPVAIIGMGCILPDAHDVPTFFRNLQSGHVSVRELKEPRWDWSRYGSPDPEAMDRTYSRLGAPAGELKLDWKRFRLPPIETRLLHTMELMLLEAAHQAMTGAGYTPERTFPRERVAVIAGSSGMGRKSNQCFNFKWRLPELLDTARRSPALQQLSPGQAEQVLDSARKEFIQRYIDQSDDWAFWGFVSPVLGRICGFFGLQGPHFCVDAHAASGLAALETGVQGLMSGEWDMALVGAASPALSLMECVLHGKLRRLSPNGVFPLDARSDGTALGEGAVMLLIKRLEDAERDGDTIHAVLRGVAGVNQGSGPVMTATHAPVHQRAASEALQRAGVEQDAIAFLETGATGVTEWDAHLIEGLGGAYQGARQVSLGAVAESVGDLQAASSFAAMLKVIHSLRTRELLPQRTFQTRHPGLPLEGTPFRINEARTWPEQGPRLAAVHAAGFGGIAYHAVLEEYVPRAARPAVAVTVRAPRREPEPIAIVGMACRYAGAEDPQALWERALQGRSAVEDFPEERWPVSLYSQTGQLAFRSRESFFKVYAPKAGLVKSRPFAYREFGLPPSAVAQMDHTHLWCLEVAREAVRDAGYGPSRALPSERTAVIVAVSPGNHRETVMEARLAYPEFADVYRRSLLEVGVPAEQVERFIEEAREAFQRTSPPSTSETLPGILTSAPATRLARALDARGPAFTVESACASSLNAVSLSMQGLRDGRWDVAVTGGAWSQITVPFCVSMCYAGVISPTGQPRPFSKDADGFVHGEGCGLIVLKRLSDARRDGDRIHALIRGAGGSSDGFSRSLFASQEQGQELAIRRALANGGLEASSIQYIEAHGSGMPEGDIPEAGALLKVYGRKDRPASVGALKPIIGHSYVASGTAGLIRTVLALRHQTLPPSLIQAPLNPRVPWDGQLAFPSQSANWSAQGGPRRAAVNSYGLGGVNYHAVLEEYVE